A region from the Sandaracinus amylolyticus genome encodes:
- a CDS encoding peptidoglycan recognition protein: MTASSEELLEGWAREGEWLVSPVLEVPDGVSRAGAVVGLTSPGEIPAMEARVLSAGDPTGHWTALGATWSEEDQHVAVADLGAIGDGAQLRIRADAVEIVQLLRWTATIPDVGAEIETPEDDLGVAREALRTELHGLGIVTRESWGARATRCTDGDARKTRFAVHHTVTSSTDPARQMRGIQHFHMDTRGWCDVGYHFLVGQDGRIYEGRPLQLLGAHVGGNNSGNIGISFIGCFHTSGCGGLGASRPSDASIQIAGRLVGTLSRLHGITVDSARVRGHRDHSGQSTTCPGDHLRERLSEIISVGRTQTLSGGTPTPTPTPTPTPGASCRHTFGGSYTNAACSASYQCCDGTWRTRGACGACTCVETSGETGCSAGPPAGASCTHSFGGRYANTACSSAYQCCDGTWRARSSGGCGTCLCTEASGSTGCGA, from the coding sequence ATGACCGCCTCGAGCGAAGAGCTGCTCGAGGGCTGGGCGCGCGAGGGCGAGTGGCTCGTCTCGCCGGTGCTCGAGGTGCCCGATGGGGTCAGTCGTGCCGGTGCGGTCGTGGGGCTGACGAGCCCCGGCGAGATCCCGGCGATGGAGGCTCGAGTCCTCTCGGCGGGTGACCCGACCGGCCACTGGACCGCGCTCGGCGCGACGTGGAGCGAAGAGGATCAGCACGTCGCGGTCGCGGACCTCGGCGCGATCGGTGACGGCGCGCAGCTGCGCATCCGCGCAGACGCCGTCGAGATCGTCCAGCTCCTGCGGTGGACTGCGACGATCCCCGACGTGGGCGCGGAGATCGAGACGCCCGAGGACGACCTCGGCGTCGCACGCGAAGCGCTGCGCACCGAGCTCCACGGGCTCGGCATCGTGACCCGCGAGTCGTGGGGCGCGCGCGCGACGCGCTGCACCGACGGCGACGCGCGCAAGACGCGCTTCGCGGTGCACCACACCGTCACGTCGAGCACCGATCCCGCGCGACAGATGCGCGGCATCCAGCACTTCCACATGGACACCCGCGGATGGTGCGACGTCGGGTACCACTTCCTCGTCGGTCAGGACGGGCGCATCTACGAAGGTCGCCCGCTGCAGCTGCTCGGCGCGCACGTCGGCGGGAACAACAGCGGCAACATCGGCATCTCGTTCATCGGCTGCTTCCACACGAGCGGCTGCGGTGGGCTCGGCGCGAGCCGTCCGAGCGACGCCTCGATCCAGATCGCGGGGCGCCTCGTGGGCACGCTCTCGCGTCTCCACGGCATCACCGTCGACAGCGCGCGCGTGCGTGGTCATCGCGATCACTCGGGGCAGTCGACGACGTGCCCCGGCGATCACCTGCGCGAACGTCTGAGCGAGATCATCTCGGTCGGCCGCACGCAGACGCTCTCGGGCGGCACGCCGACTCCCACGCCGACGCCCACGCCCACGCCGGGCGCGAGCTGCCGTCACACGTTCGGCGGCAGCTACACGAACGCCGCGTGCTCGGCGAGCTACCAGTGCTGCGACGGAACGTGGCGCACCCGCGGTGCGTGTGGTGCGTGCACGTGCGTCGAGACGAGCGGCGAGACCGGCTGCAGCGCGGGACCGCCGGCGGGCGCGAGCTGCACGCACTCGTTCGGCGGTCGCTACGCGAACACCGCGTGCTCGTCGGCCTACCAGTGCTGCGACGGAACGTGGCGCGCGCGCTCGAGCGGCGGATGCGGCACGTGCCTGTGCACCGAGGCGAGCGGTTCGACGGGCTGCGGCGCGTGA
- a CDS encoding sterol desaturase family protein, producing MLYELAQRGNFFTTWLALTVIAFALTMLMSGALFRRYYWRPTFETWRYKTNPQFPKPVMIRREVLQMLKGIYTATLCPAIALHLVDAGWSQAYGGLGGYGVGYLVFTFFVVWIGSDLYEFAYHRLGHTRAFWWKQHKPHHAFANPTPFAVIADDHLDQLIRSAPLLFIPMLMPINMDLLFLTYGAFFYGYGVYLHWGYELRWPDAHHPWINTAFQHYIHHARSTLMQPMHTGFFFKLWDKLAGSEYRAGPETCACAKCSIARGERTREEFERIVKPDYSPLLSPSFWLTGKVRQVEEPAPAE from the coding sequence ATGCTCTACGAGCTCGCCCAACGCGGGAATTTCTTCACCACGTGGCTCGCGCTGACCGTGATCGCGTTCGCGCTCACGATGCTCATGTCGGGCGCGCTCTTCCGCCGCTACTACTGGCGCCCGACGTTCGAGACCTGGCGCTACAAGACGAACCCGCAGTTCCCGAAGCCGGTGATGATCCGTCGCGAGGTGCTGCAGATGCTGAAGGGCATCTACACCGCGACGCTGTGCCCGGCGATCGCGCTGCACCTCGTCGACGCGGGCTGGTCCCAGGCGTACGGCGGGCTCGGCGGATACGGCGTCGGATATCTCGTCTTCACGTTCTTCGTCGTGTGGATCGGATCCGATCTCTACGAGTTCGCCTATCACCGGCTCGGCCACACGCGCGCGTTCTGGTGGAAGCAGCACAAGCCCCACCACGCGTTCGCGAACCCCACGCCGTTCGCGGTGATCGCCGACGATCACCTCGATCAGCTGATCCGCTCGGCGCCGCTGCTCTTCATCCCGATGTTGATGCCGATCAACATGGATCTGCTCTTCCTGACGTACGGCGCGTTCTTCTACGGATACGGCGTCTACCTGCACTGGGGCTACGAGCTGCGCTGGCCCGATGCGCACCACCCGTGGATCAACACCGCGTTCCAGCACTACATCCACCACGCGCGCTCGACGCTGATGCAGCCGATGCACACCGGCTTCTTCTTCAAGCTCTGGGACAAGCTCGCGGGCAGCGAGTACCGCGCGGGCCCCGAGACGTGCGCGTGCGCGAAGTGCTCGATCGCGCGCGGCGAGCGCACGCGCGAGGAGTTCGAACGCATCGTGAAGCCGGACTACTCGCCGCTGCTCTCGCCGTCGTTCTGGCTGACGGGCAAGGTGCGTCAGGTCGAGGAGCCGGCGCCCGCCGAATAG